In the Pseudonocardia cypriaca genome, one interval contains:
- a CDS encoding M15 family metallopeptidase: protein MAVVITAIVGAVGYQSWAASSSAATRDARGGSVPATSPATAARQGDDTPGSDVRPGDGRGAVGKADGVVPDGVTVSDDEFAAVAELDPALLKAVRRAAKAAARNGVTFYVNSGWRSPAYQNQLLREALAEYGSEKEAARWVATADTSPHVSGDAVDIGKSDAAAWLSEHGAEYGLCQIYRNEPWHFELRPDAADGGCPRMYADPTHDPRMQK from the coding sequence GTGGCGGTGGTCATCACCGCGATCGTCGGGGCCGTCGGTTACCAGTCGTGGGCGGCCTCGTCCTCGGCGGCCACCCGCGATGCCCGCGGGGGTTCCGTTCCCGCAACGAGTCCGGCGACAGCGGCCCGGCAGGGAGACGACACCCCGGGCAGCGACGTCCGACCCGGTGACGGCCGTGGTGCTGTGGGGAAGGCCGACGGTGTCGTCCCCGACGGCGTGACGGTCTCGGACGACGAGTTCGCGGCCGTGGCCGAGCTGGATCCGGCTCTGCTCAAGGCCGTCCGCCGGGCCGCGAAGGCTGCTGCGCGCAACGGGGTCACGTTCTACGTCAACAGCGGCTGGCGTTCCCCTGCCTACCAGAACCAACTGCTTCGCGAGGCCCTCGCCGAGTACGGCTCGGAGAAGGAGGCCGCCCGGTGGGTGGCCACCGCGGACACGTCACCCCACGTGTCGGGGGACGCGGTCGACATCGGCAAGTCCGATGCCGCGGCGTGGCTGTCCGAGCACGGCGCCGAGTACGGGCTGTGCCAGATCTACCGCAACGAACCCTGGCACTTCGAGCTGCGCCCCGACGCCGCCGACGGCGGTTGCCCGCGCATGTACGCCGACCCCACGCACGATCCGAGGATGCAGAAGTGA
- a CDS encoding ABC transporter ATP-binding protein, producing MLGNPPPAPQPTLAASARSLTKTYGRGDTEVHALRGVDLDLPRGRFTAIMGPSGSGKSTLMHCLAGLDQASGGTVTVAGTELGALDDDTLTTFRRKHVGFVFQSFNLLPMLTAEQNILLPLELDGARIDDATRERARTLAETLGVADRLGHRPAELSGGQQQRVAIARALVTQPDLLFADEPTGNLDSTTSAEVLEHLRRSVRELGQTVVMVTHDRDAASYADDVVTMQDGLIV from the coding sequence ATGCTCGGCAACCCCCCGCCCGCCCCTCAGCCGACGCTGGCGGCCAGCGCGCGGAGCCTGACCAAGACCTACGGCCGGGGCGACACCGAGGTGCACGCCCTGCGCGGCGTCGACCTCGACCTGCCGCGCGGCAGGTTCACCGCGATCATGGGGCCGAGCGGGTCGGGCAAGTCCACCCTCATGCACTGCCTGGCCGGGCTCGACCAGGCCAGCGGTGGCACCGTCACCGTGGCCGGCACCGAGCTCGGAGCACTCGACGACGACACGCTCACGACCTTCCGCCGCAAGCACGTCGGCTTCGTGTTCCAGTCGTTCAACCTGCTGCCGATGCTCACCGCGGAGCAGAACATCCTGCTCCCGCTGGAGCTGGACGGTGCACGGATCGACGACGCGACCCGGGAGCGCGCGCGCACGCTCGCCGAGACCCTCGGCGTCGCCGACCGGCTCGGCCACCGGCCCGCCGAGCTGTCCGGCGGCCAGCAGCAGCGGGTCGCGATCGCCCGCGCCCTGGTCACCCAGCCGGACCTGCTGTTCGCCGACGAGCCCACCGGCAACCTGGACAGCACCACCTCCGCCGAGGTCCTGGAGCACCTGCGACGCTCGGTGCGCGAGCTCGGACAGACCGTCGTGATGGTCACCCACGACCGGGACGCGGCGAGCTACGCCGACGACGTGGTCACCATGCAGGACGGCCTGATCGTCTGA